The following proteins come from a genomic window of Miscanthus floridulus cultivar M001 chromosome 2, ASM1932011v1, whole genome shotgun sequence:
- the LOC136537159 gene encoding inactive beta-amylase 9-like — MAQKAIALRTAGSPKNASRPKSAARRGEPVATNAARARDSAPPSHTLHHVPLPRRRVSDARHAPHSVPQRVFSFRKLEFGVFFFSPIFNAPCTGANIRCDRYGELQYPSYPPGNQGSHGYAGIGEFQCYDKYMLARLKRHAESSGQPLWGLSGPHDGPRYDESPESSAFFREPGGSWRSAYGEFFLSWYAGELLAHGDRVLAAASRAFGGKPVALSAKVPLLRGSSPVDATAGLHGGYGPVAEMFVRHGCAVIASGVEARPDATAEESLARIKVACAEYGARLAAESAPLAVARDGAGSGGGVWLSAGRTRPFQFTYQRMGAEFFSPAHWPLFVRFVRALECPEEAREDDLPASADGGERLTVPSASASAAAPLGEAAREAQTV, encoded by the exons ATGGCGCAGAAAGCCATCGCCTTGCGAACCGCAGGTAGCCCGAAAAACGCATCCCGCCCCAAATCGGCGGCGAGGCGCGGTGAACCGGTGGCCACAAATGCGGCGCGGGCCAGGGATTCGGCGCCGCCTAGCCACACCCTGCACCATGTTCCACTTCCACGCCGCCGCGTCAGCGACGCGCGGCACGCGCCCCACTCCGTACcccagcgcgtgtttagtttcaggaagttggaatttggggtatt ttttttttcgcctatatttaatgctccatgtacgggcgcaaacattcgatgtgataggtacggCGAGCTCCAGTACCCGTCGTACCCGCCGGGGAACCAGGGCTCCCATGGCTACGCCGGCATCGGCGAGTTCCAGTGCTACGACAAGTACATGCTGGCCCGGCTGAAGCGCCACGCCGAGTCGTCGGGGCAGCCACTGTGGGGCCTGTCAGGCCCACACGACGGGCCGCGGTACGACGAGTCGCCGGAGTCGTCCGCCTTCTTCAGGGAGCCGGGGGGCTCGTGGAGGTCCGCGTACGGGGAATTCTTCCTGTCCTGGTACGCAGGGGAGCTCCTGGCGCACGGCGACCGCGTCCTGGCTGCGGCGTCCAGGGCGTTCGGCGGCAAGCCCGTGGCGCTGTCCGCCAAGGTGCCGCTCCTGCGCGGTTCGAGCCCCGTCGACGCCACCGCGGGGCTCCACGGCGGGTACGGCCCGGTCGCGGAGATGTTCGTGCGGCACGGGTGCGCGGTGATCGCGTCGGGCGTGGAGGCGCGGCCGGACGCCACGGCGGAGGAGAGCCTGGCCCGGATCAAGGTCGCCTGCGCGGAGTACGGCGCGCGTCTCGCGGCGGAGAGCGCGCCTCTCGCCGTGGCGCGCGACGGCGCCGGCTCCGGGGGCGGCGTCTGGCTGTCCGCCGGGCGCACCCGGCCGTTCCAGTTCACGTACCAGCGGATGGGCGCGGAGTTCTTCTCGCCGGCGCACTGGCCGCTGTTCGTGCGGTTCGTGCGCGCGCTGGAGTGCCCCGAGGAGGCCCGTGAGGACGACCTGCCGGCCAGCGCTGACGGCGGCGAGCGGCTCACCGTGCcgtccgcgtccgcgtccgcgGCTGCCCCGCTGGGCGAAGCCGCAAGGGAGGCGCAGACCGTGTGA